A single region of the Salvia miltiorrhiza cultivar Shanhuang (shh) chromosome 8, IMPLAD_Smil_shh, whole genome shotgun sequence genome encodes:
- the LOC131001939 gene encoding CDP-diacylglycerol--glycerol-3-phosphate 3-phosphatidyltransferase 2-like isoform X1, whose translation MPGALKLTNFTILHAHKPYRLLVNLSSPSHAAAAAATVDSRNIPRLSYLSGWRCRTTPFQTPAHVSTTLKFQNLCFYASDSGNEGKYGYFDRGRSDNLGTPMGAAVNGKVETAARDESDVPPPRSHGEKPPRKSSKLLTLPTILTIGRVAAVPILVYILFSLAFYVESWWGPSATVGIFVAAATTDWLDGYLARKMKLGTPFGAFLDPVADKLMVATTLILLCTKPLEAGIFGHEPWLLTVPATAIICREITMSAVREWAASRDKKLLEAVAVNNLGKWKTATQMSALTILLAAREASLVEDGTLVTSGVVLLYISAWLSLWSLVVYIKKIWRVLLL comes from the exons ATGCCAGGCGCCCTCAAACTCACAAATTTCACCATTCTCCACGCCCATAAACCCTACAGATTGCTCGTCAATTTATCCTCTCCCTCCCACGCCGCTGCCGCCGCTGCCACCGTCGATTCAAGGAATATCCCGCGGCTCAGCTATCTCTCCGGCTGGCggtgcaggacaaccccattcCAGACCCCCGCGCACGTTAGCACAACCCTTAAATTCCAGAATCTCTGCTTCTACGCATCCGATTCCGGGAACGAAGGGAAATACGGCTATTTTGATCGCGGCAGGAGCGATAATTTGGGGACTCCAATGGGCGCCGCTGTTAATGGCAAGGTGGAGACCGCAGCGCGCGACGAATCTGATGTGCCGCCGCCGCGGAGCCACGGCGAGAAACCGCCACGAAAGTCGTCGAAATTGCTCACATTGCCTACGATTCTGACGATCGGCCGCGTCGCCGCCGTCCCGATTCTCGTATACA TTCTTTTCTCGCTAGCTTTTTATGTCGAAAGCTGGTGGGGGCCATCAGCTACCGTAGGAATTTTTGTTGCAGCTGCCACTACGGATTGGCTTGATGGCTACCTCGCACGAAAG ATGAAATTGGGGACTCCATTTGGAGCATTTTTGGATCCAGTGGCTGATAAG CTCATGGTTGCTACTACCTTGATCTTGTTGTGTACTAAACCCCTTGAAGCTGGTATATTTGGCCATGAACCATGGCTATTGACTGTACCTGCAACTGCCATAATTTGTAGAGAG ATAACCATGTCAGCAGTCAGGGAATGGGCTGCATCTCGGGACAAAAAGCTTTTAGAG GCTGTTGCAGTTAATAACTTGGGGAAATGGAAAACTGCCACACAGATGAGTGCATTGACTATCCTTTTGGCTGCCAGAGAAGCAAG CCTTGTAGAGGACGGAACTCTTGTTACTTCCGGGGTAGTGTTACTCTACATTTCAGCCTGGCTTTCCTTATGGTCGTTGGTTGTTTATATTAAAAAGATATGGAGAGTGCTACTACTGTAG
- the LOC131001939 gene encoding CDP-diacylglycerol--glycerol-3-phosphate 3-phosphatidyltransferase 2-like isoform X2, producing MPGALKLTNFTILHAHKPYRLLVNLSSPSHAAAAAATVDSRNIPRLSYLSGWRCRTTPFQTPAHVSTTLKFQNLCFYASDSGNEGKYGYFDRGRSDNLGTPMGAAVNGKVETAARDESDVPPPRSHGEKPPRKSSKLLTLPTILTIGRVAAVPILVYTFYVESWWGPSATVGIFVAAATTDWLDGYLARKMKLGTPFGAFLDPVADKLMVATTLILLCTKPLEAGIFGHEPWLLTVPATAIICREITMSAVREWAASRDKKLLEAVAVNNLGKWKTATQMSALTILLAAREASLVEDGTLVTSGVVLLYISAWLSLWSLVVYIKKIWRVLLL from the exons ATGCCAGGCGCCCTCAAACTCACAAATTTCACCATTCTCCACGCCCATAAACCCTACAGATTGCTCGTCAATTTATCCTCTCCCTCCCACGCCGCTGCCGCCGCTGCCACCGTCGATTCAAGGAATATCCCGCGGCTCAGCTATCTCTCCGGCTGGCggtgcaggacaaccccattcCAGACCCCCGCGCACGTTAGCACAACCCTTAAATTCCAGAATCTCTGCTTCTACGCATCCGATTCCGGGAACGAAGGGAAATACGGCTATTTTGATCGCGGCAGGAGCGATAATTTGGGGACTCCAATGGGCGCCGCTGTTAATGGCAAGGTGGAGACCGCAGCGCGCGACGAATCTGATGTGCCGCCGCCGCGGAGCCACGGCGAGAAACCGCCACGAAAGTCGTCGAAATTGCTCACATTGCCTACGATTCTGACGATCGGCCGCGTCGCCGCCGTCCCGATTCTCGTATACA CTTTTTATGTCGAAAGCTGGTGGGGGCCATCAGCTACCGTAGGAATTTTTGTTGCAGCTGCCACTACGGATTGGCTTGATGGCTACCTCGCACGAAAG ATGAAATTGGGGACTCCATTTGGAGCATTTTTGGATCCAGTGGCTGATAAG CTCATGGTTGCTACTACCTTGATCTTGTTGTGTACTAAACCCCTTGAAGCTGGTATATTTGGCCATGAACCATGGCTATTGACTGTACCTGCAACTGCCATAATTTGTAGAGAG ATAACCATGTCAGCAGTCAGGGAATGGGCTGCATCTCGGGACAAAAAGCTTTTAGAG GCTGTTGCAGTTAATAACTTGGGGAAATGGAAAACTGCCACACAGATGAGTGCATTGACTATCCTTTTGGCTGCCAGAGAAGCAAG CCTTGTAGAGGACGGAACTCTTGTTACTTCCGGGGTAGTGTTACTCTACATTTCAGCCTGGCTTTCCTTATGGTCGTTGGTTGTTTATATTAAAAAGATATGGAGAGTGCTACTACTGTAG
- the LOC131001940 gene encoding probable protein phosphatase 2C 38 isoform X1 yields MVTPTWKKLVPPCWRPFVEDEGENSSNGGGDSSGHADSLWWHKDYGHHHNGEFSMAVIQANVILEDQSQLESGPLSSNESGPYGTFVGVYDGHGGPETARFIRDRLFENLRKFTSENREMSADVIKNAFLATEEEFLSLVRKQWDITPKLASVGSCCLVGVICGGQLYIANAGDSRVVLGRLSKAEREVKAIQLSTEHNANLASVRDELHTLHPDDPGIVVLKHNVWRVKGIIQVSRSIGDAYLKKSEFNKPPLLPKFRLPEPFEKPFLLAEPSILVQELHPQDEFLIFASDGLWEHLSNQEAVDIVNSSPRNGIARKLVKAALQEAAKKREMRYSDLKRIDRGVRRHFHDDITVIVLFLDSNLISSSSSSLRGPVLSIKANGIAGQDTDT; encoded by the exons ATGGTGACCCCTACATGGAAGAAGCTCGTGCCCCCATGTTGGAGGCCGTTCGTGGAGGACGAAGGAGAGAACAGTAGCAACGGAGGAGGTGACTCTAGCGGCCATGCTGACAGTTTGTGGTGGCACAAGGATTACGGGCACCATCATAACGGGGAATTCTCTATGGCAGTTATTCAAGCCAATGTTATTCTAGAAGATCAAAGCCAGCTTGAGTCGGGGCCACTGAGCTCGAATGAGTCAGGCCCTTATGGTACATTCGTTGGAGTTTATGACGGGCATGGTGGTCCAGAAACTGCACGGTTTATAAGAGATCGTCTGTTTGAAAATTTAAGAA AATTCACATCAGAAAATCGAGAGATGTCAGCTGATGTTATAAAAAATGCATTTCTGGCAACAGAGGAAGAATTTCTTTCTTTGGTTAGGAAGCAATGGGACATTACACCAAAACTGGCATCTGTGGGGTCATGTTGTTTGGTGGGCGTTATATGCGGTGGACAGTTATACATAGCAAATGCCGGAGATTCTAGGGTGGTCTTGGGACGATTGTCTAAGGCTGAACGAGAAGTCAAAGCTATTCAATTATCAACTGAACATAATGCAAATTTGGCATCTGTTCGGGATGAATTACATACGTTGCATCCAGATGATCCTGGGATTGTTGTTTTGAAGCATAACGTTTGGCGTGTCAAGGGTATCATTCAG GTTTCAAGATCAATCGGTGATGCTTACTTGAAGAAATCGGAGTTCAATAAACCGCCTTTGCTGCCAAAATTCAGGCTGCCGGAACCATTTGAGAAACCTTTTCTTTTGGCTGAACCGTCAATACTCGTTCAGGAACTTCACCCTCAGGATGAATTTCTTATATTTGCTTCTGATGGGCTATGGGAGCACCTTAGCAATCAAGAAGCAGTTGACATTGTCAACTCCTCCCCACGAAAT GGAATCGCAAGAAAACTAGTCAAAGCTGCGTTGCAAGAAGCAGCGAAGAAAAGGGAAATGAGATATTCGGACTTGAAGAGAATCGACCGTGGAGTGAGGAGACATTTCCACGACGACATCACGGTTATAGTTCTCTTTCTAGATTCCAATTTGATCAGCAGTAGCAGCAGTTCCCTTAGAGGGCCAGTTCTTTCAATAAAAGCTAATGGAATTGCTGGTCAAGACACGGATACCTAG
- the LOC131001940 gene encoding probable protein phosphatase 2C 38 isoform X2, which translates to MSADVIKNAFLATEEEFLSLVRKQWDITPKLASVGSCCLVGVICGGQLYIANAGDSRVVLGRLSKAEREVKAIQLSTEHNANLASVRDELHTLHPDDPGIVVLKHNVWRVKGIIQVSRSIGDAYLKKSEFNKPPLLPKFRLPEPFEKPFLLAEPSILVQELHPQDEFLIFASDGLWEHLSNQEAVDIVNSSPRNGIARKLVKAALQEAAKKREMRYSDLKRIDRGVRRHFHDDITVIVLFLDSNLISSSSSSLRGPVLSIKANGIAGQDTDT; encoded by the exons ATGTCAGCTGATGTTATAAAAAATGCATTTCTGGCAACAGAGGAAGAATTTCTTTCTTTGGTTAGGAAGCAATGGGACATTACACCAAAACTGGCATCTGTGGGGTCATGTTGTTTGGTGGGCGTTATATGCGGTGGACAGTTATACATAGCAAATGCCGGAGATTCTAGGGTGGTCTTGGGACGATTGTCTAAGGCTGAACGAGAAGTCAAAGCTATTCAATTATCAACTGAACATAATGCAAATTTGGCATCTGTTCGGGATGAATTACATACGTTGCATCCAGATGATCCTGGGATTGTTGTTTTGAAGCATAACGTTTGGCGTGTCAAGGGTATCATTCAG GTTTCAAGATCAATCGGTGATGCTTACTTGAAGAAATCGGAGTTCAATAAACCGCCTTTGCTGCCAAAATTCAGGCTGCCGGAACCATTTGAGAAACCTTTTCTTTTGGCTGAACCGTCAATACTCGTTCAGGAACTTCACCCTCAGGATGAATTTCTTATATTTGCTTCTGATGGGCTATGGGAGCACCTTAGCAATCAAGAAGCAGTTGACATTGTCAACTCCTCCCCACGAAAT GGAATCGCAAGAAAACTAGTCAAAGCTGCGTTGCAAGAAGCAGCGAAGAAAAGGGAAATGAGATATTCGGACTTGAAGAGAATCGACCGTGGAGTGAGGAGACATTTCCACGACGACATCACGGTTATAGTTCTCTTTCTAGATTCCAATTTGATCAGCAGTAGCAGCAGTTCCCTTAGAGGGCCAGTTCTTTCAATAAAAGCTAATGGAATTGCTGGTCAAGACACGGATACCTAG
- the LOC131001941 gene encoding LOW QUALITY PROTEIN: inositol 1,3,4-trisphosphate 5/6-kinase 4 (The sequence of the model RefSeq protein was modified relative to this genomic sequence to represent the inferred CDS: deleted 1 base in 1 codon), which translates to MAGVKGIVLDSSVLLPSADDEVNGDAGLRSGAEFLLRKLRYCNIPIGISHEQGLLSLKECLLKEVAKTYLCTIFCLSPEDDISSEVDRIWEGKEGKLIHVISCGREDLSQKKNGSHILKVIVGSAERQASNGSDYALTAEMLSISINKLQELPLLVCSMNRKAAGEEVSAVGYVMKPSREEDFAKRGAFPLCPTQNGLIFLPLNYELPIPSQLQLVDAILHKATDEILAVDMASPSEISDKVTFTRNLQELQRYVEGQTDCCMIDPFNNIFPILDRMKIQQILIGLETLNTEGRCKIRAPYFVKVDSFDDPNLEQRLVEAKLSLPNIVKPQVACGVSDAHSMAIVFKVDHYKDLNVPLPAVVQEYVDHSSLIYKFYALGGKVFYAVKKSIPNADTLMNLAAEKGLKPLHFDSLKSLPVAKEQLNFDGHKLDLELVKDAANWLRRTLDLTIFGFDVVVQEGSGDHVIVDVNYLPSFKEVPDDTAIPAFWDALKEKIVSTKKQKARETS; encoded by the exons atgGCTGGAGTGAAAGGGATTGTGCTGGATTCGTCTGTACTATTGCCGTCGGCCGATGATGAAGTAAACGGAGATGCTGGCCTCCGCTCCGGCGCCGAATTTTTGCTTCGCAAGCTGCGCTACTGCAATATCCCAATC GGCATATCTCATGAACAGGGTCTTTTGAGCTTGAAG GAGTGCCTTCTTAAAGAGGTAGCCAAAACCTACTTATGTACAATCTTCTGCTTATCGCCAGAAGATGATATTTCAAGTGAGGTTGACAGAATCTGGGAGGGCAAAGAGGGAAAGCTTATTCATGTTATCTCCTGTGGCAGAGAAGACCTCTCTCAGAAAAAGAATGGTTCTCATATATTGAAGGTTATAGTTG GATCTGCTGAAAGACAAGCATCGAATG GTTCTGACTATGCTCTTACTGCAGAGATGTTGAGCATATCTATAAACAAACTCCAAGAGCTACCTTTGTTGGTATGCAGTATGAATAGAAAG GCAGCAGGCGAAGAGGTCTCAGCAGTTGGCTATGTGATGAAGCCTTCTCGTGAAGAAGATTTTGCCAAG AGAGGTGCCTTTCCGTTGTGTCCAACACAAAATGGACTTATCTTTTTGCCACTTAACTATGAACTACCCATCCCATCTCAGTTGCAACTGGTTGACGCCATTCTTCATAAGGCAACCGATGAGATTTTGGCTGTTGACATGGCTTCTCCTTCAGAAATCAGTGACAAGGTTACATTTACAAGAAATTTGCAGGAATTGCAAAG GTATGTTGAAGGCCAGAcagattgctgcatgattgatCCATTTAACAACATCTTCCCTATATTGGACCGTATGAAGATCCAGCAGATCCTAATTGGTTTGGAAACTCTCAACACGGAAGGCCGTTGTAAAATCAGGGCACCTTATTTTGTCAAG GTTGATAGCTTTGATGATCCCAATTTGGAACAAAGGCTAGTGGAAGCGAAGTTGTCGTTGCCAAATATTGTGAAACCTCAAGTTGCATGTGGTGTATCGGATGCTCACAGTATG GCAATTGTTTTTAAAGTGGATCATTACAAGGATCTAAATGTACCCCTTCCAGCAGTGGTGCAG GAATATGTCGATCATTCATCTTTGATTTACAAATTCTACGCTTTGGGTGGGAAGGTCTTTTACGCAGTCAAGAAATCCATTCCCAATGCAGATACCTTAATGAACTTAGCTGCAGAG AAGGGACTGAAACCTTTACATTTTGACAG CCTAAAATCTCTCCCTGTTGCTAAAGAACAACTCAATTTTGACGGTCATAAGCTTGATCTCGAGCTTGTTAAAGATGCTGCAAATTGGCTTAGGAGGACGCTAGACCTCACCATATTTGGTTTTGATGTTGTT GTTCAGGAAGGCAGTGGTGACCATGTCATTGTTGACGTGAATTACCTGCCATCGTTCAAGGAAGTTCCCGATGATACTGCAATACCCGCCTTCTGGGATGCCCTGAAGGAGAAGATAGTTTCAACAAAGAAGCAAAAAGCACGAGAAACCTCTTAG
- the LOC131001942 gene encoding LOW QUALITY PROTEIN: U-box domain-containing protein 51-like (The sequence of the model RefSeq protein was modified relative to this genomic sequence to represent the inferred CDS: deleted 1 base in 1 codon), translated as MWLSSGKGSNNSARRNGRNGVVAVAIDKDKRSQDALKWATEHLINKGQSIILIHVVPRPSTSSLGKNYAIYEPNGVAKARMKALEKQHKELFLSFHCFCTRKDINCFDVLLEETDIARAISDYAAYAAVENLVLGSSRHGFIKLKVTDVPSSVSKSAPDFCTVYVISKAKISSVRNASRAAPFVSPVISHLQKMEDSNPNSFDSSHNSRPGADPPKAAFDDSDLFKSPFSRGRGFNGRMFAEISENENESFAGSDRTSTDRLSGVLFDSQASSRTSRASTCSDNSFTSTQSGPRGSEASFSTDFSSSSVEGDDVDAEMRRLKQELQRTMEMYSTACKQAQTSKHHKAAELSRWRAEEERRMEEARLAEESARQEKAKYSVGAAQRIADMESRKRVSAEMKAISEESDESESAALNYRRYSIDEIEEATHYFSKSLKVGEGGYGPVFKCNLDHTPVAVKVLRPDAAQGRSQFQQELQVLSCMRHPNMVLLLGACPEYGCLVYEYMANGSLEDRLCRKGNTRALSWQLRFRIAAEIATGLNFLHQMKPEPLVHRDLKPANILLDQNYVSKISDVGLARLVPPSVADDTTQYLMTSTAGTFCYIDPEYQQTGMLGVKSDVYSFGVLLLQLLTAKSPMGLTHTVGRAIEKGKLEEMLDPAVPDWPIEEAGVLAQLAVQCAEMRRKDRPDLAKVVLPEFNRLRDLANQRINHFLV; from the exons ATGTGGCTTTCAAGTGGAAAAGGCAGTAACAATTCTGCAAGAAGAAATGGTAGGAATGGGGTAGTAGCAGTAGCCATAGATAAAGATAAAAGAAGTCAAGATGCCCTCAAATGGGCAACTGAGCATCTCATCAACAAAGGCCAATCCATCATTCTCATCCACGTCGTCCCAAGGCCATCCACATCCTCAC TTGGGAAAAACTACGCAATTTATGAACCAAATGGAGTTGCAAAAGCACGAATGAAAGCACTTGAGAAACAGCACAAAGAGTTATTCCTCAGCTTCCATTGTTTCTGTACTCGCAAAGAT ATAAACTGCTTTGATGTGCTGTTGGAGGAGACGGACATAGCAAGAGCCATATCAGATTATGCTGCGTATGCTGCCGTCGAAAACTTGGTTCTTGGCTCATCACGCCATGGCTTTATCAA ATTGAAGGTGACGGACGTACCTAGCAGCGTATCAAAATCGGCGCCGGATTTCTGCACTGTTTATGTGATATCGAAAGCAAAGATCTCATCGGTAAGGAATGCTTCGCGTGCAGCGCCATTCGTGTCTCCCGTCATCTCTCATCTTCAAAAGATGGAAGACTCTAATCCTAATAGTTTTGATTCTTCCCACAACTCCAGACCAG GTGCAGACCCACCAAAAGCTGCATTCGACGACTCCGACTTGTTCAA GTCTCCATTTTCAAGAGGGAGAGGCTTCAATGGCAGAATGTTTGCAGAAATCTCAGAGAATGAGAATGAGTCCTTTGCCGGATCAGACAGGACCAGCACGGACCGCCTCTCAGGCGTGCTCTTCGACAGCCAAGCTTCCAGCCGCACGTCGCGAGCATCCACCTGCTCCGATAACAGCTTCACCTCTACGCAGTCGGGCCCCAGGGGGAGCGAGGCCAGCTTCTCCACTGATTTCTCGTCGTCTTCGGTTGAAGGA GATGACGTTGATGCAGAGATGAGAAGGCTGAAGCAAGAGTTGCAGAGGACTATGGAGATGTACAGCACAGCCTGCAAGCAAGCTCAAACGTCCAAGCACCACAAGGCTGCGGAGCTGAGCCGGTGGCGCGCAGAGGAAGAGAGGAGGATGGAAGAGGCACGGCTGGCGGAGGAGTCGGCTCGGCAAGAGAAAGCCAAGTACAGCGTGGGAGCAGCTCAGAGGATTGCGGATATGGAGTCGCGGAAGAGAGTGAGCGCTGAGATGAAAGCCATCAGTGAGGAGAGTGATGAGAGTGAGAGTGCAGCACTCAACTACCGAAGATACAGCATTGATGAGATCGAAGAA GCGACGCATTACTTCTCCAAGTCCCTCAAGGTCGGAGAAGGAGGCTACGGCCCCGTCTTCAAGTGCAACCTCGACCACACGCCCGTCGCTGTCAAGGTCTTGCGCCCCGACGCTGCTCAAGGGAGATCACAGTTCCAGCAAGAG cTTCAAGTCCTGAGCTGCATGAGGCATCCCAACATGGTGCTCCTGCTGGGAGCTTGCCCCGAATACGGGTGCCTGGTGTACGAGTACATGGCCAACGGAAGCCTGGAAGACCGGCTGTGCAGGAAGGGGAACACGCGGGCGCTGTCGTGGCAGCTGCGCTTCAGGATCGCGGCAGAGATAGCGACGGGCCTGAATTTCCTCCACCAGATGAAGCCGGAGCCGCTGGTCCACCGGGACCTGAAGCCGGCAAACATCCTGCTGGACCAGAACTACGTGAGCAAGATCAGCGACGTGGGGCTGGCGAGGCTGGTGCCTCCGTCGGTAGCAGACGACACAACGCAGTACCTGATGACGTCGACAGCGGGGACGTTCTGCTACATCGATCCGGAGTATCAGCAGACGGGGATGCTCGGGGTGAAGTCGGATGTGTACTCGTTTGGAGTGCTGCTGCTGCAGCTGCTGACGGCAAAGTCTCCGATGGGGCTGACGCACACGGTGGGGCGCGCCATTGAGAAGGGGAAACTGGAGGAGATGCTGGATCCTGCAGTGCCAGATTGGCCCATTGAGGAGGCCGGGGTTCTTGCGCAGCTGGCTGTGCAATGCGCCGAGATGAGGCGCAAGGATAGACCGGATCTTGCCAAGGTCGTCTTGCCCGAGTTCAATCGCCTCAGAGATTTAGCCAATCAGAGAATCAACCACTTCTTGGTCTAG